A region from the Lolium perenne isolate Kyuss_39 chromosome 4, Kyuss_2.0, whole genome shotgun sequence genome encodes:
- the LOC127323244 gene encoding uncharacterized protein, translating to MLFSTTNALHNKPHTAATKAKETQKRKLDPTQLLGVLNHHISLHQSSMGVQSNEGAVMFSSIALLQQRFRELERVKEKREVRLLQILTTREADLLPHALGVGSNDLAVAAPGEQPVRWLFHPELLYPCRPLRGTAALFPLVPATTTASECKTIQLRGDSLAGDLWPSKAYTQASSEVDVDTSLHL from the coding sequence ATGCTCTTCTCCACTACCAACGCCCTCCACAACAAGCCCCACACAGCAGCAACCAAAGCAAAGGAGACACAGAAACGAAAACTCGACCCAACTCAACTTCTAGGAGTACTCAATCATCACATTTCTCTTCATCAATCATCAATGGGGGTGCAGAGCAACGAAGGCGCAGTGATGTTCTCCTCCATCGCGCTGCTGCAGCAGAGGTTCAGGGAGCTGGAGAGGGTCAAGGAGAAGCGGGAGGTGAGGCTTCTCCAGATACTCACCACTCGCGAAGCTGACCTCCTTCCTCATGCTCTCGGCGTCGGCAGTAACGACCTGGCTGTTGCTGCTCCAGGGGAGCAGCCGGTTAGATGGTTGTTCCACCCGGAGCTCTTGTATCCATGCAGGCCTCTGCGTGGCACCGCTGCCTTGTTCCCGCTTGTGCCGGCCACCACAACTGCTTCTGAATGCAAAACCATCCAGCTCCgcggcgactcgctcgccggggaCCTGTGGCCCAGCAAGGCCTACACGCAAGCCTCCAGTGAAGTTGATGTCGACACTTCACTGCACCTCTAG